A window of the Proteus terrae subsp. cibarius genome harbors these coding sequences:
- a CDS encoding helicase HerA domain-containing protein codes for MAYKVLGKLVGNTGDASQLTMVVQDSFSVRRGEFVRIMHQERKDEGQVAVLGRVTKISRTNMLYNAGFGDGVTELELLPGANVTGENMFAQVELVGYRDPVTRQIKIPRRPLNPGTAVETVDFQFLSDFYEFNEHSSLHLGNLVGYDKGENTVPVFIDVNKLVTEHLAVLAMTGSGKSYTVGRIIERLVAVNNGTVVVFDPHGEYGKALAGGNLQFSSFLDATDDKRDQEALPLIKQNFEKLQVVGAGIQVYSPQHESFKHKYASKNTPLALQFDHFEMDDIAEILPGLTEPQQRVLDVAIRYWRSADKTEPRDINRLRFLLGDGIEELKEWDDLSEAEAKALSGRSAAVASMKLSRVLNEAKSFYSATMAEPTDIYKMVGRPSNQQGRLVVVDLQGLSDTAKQVVCALLSSEILKAASSKTDPLRPCFIIYEEGHNFAPAGGNAVSHRIIKKIAGEGRKFGVGFGIVSQRPSKLDSDVTSQCNTLITMRLKNPDDQRFIAKASDMVSKADLEELPSLSTGEALVCGRSIPAPLLVKVGSKALIHGGESPEVLRVWGSFNG; via the coding sequence ATGGCTTATAAAGTTTTAGGTAAATTAGTCGGTAACACTGGTGATGCCAGTCAGTTAACTATGGTTGTGCAAGACTCGTTTTCAGTACGCCGTGGCGAGTTTGTACGCATTATGCACCAAGAACGCAAAGATGAGGGGCAAGTCGCCGTACTGGGGCGAGTGACCAAGATAAGCCGTACTAATATGCTCTATAACGCCGGCTTTGGCGATGGTGTAACCGAGCTTGAGCTTTTGCCCGGTGCGAATGTAACTGGTGAGAATATGTTTGCTCAGGTCGAGCTGGTTGGTTACCGCGATCCTGTTACTCGTCAAATCAAAATTCCACGTCGCCCACTTAACCCAGGTACCGCTGTTGAAACCGTCGATTTTCAGTTTTTGAGTGATTTTTACGAATTTAATGAACACTCCAGTTTGCACTTGGGTAACTTAGTAGGCTACGACAAAGGCGAGAATACAGTTCCTGTTTTTATTGACGTGAACAAGTTGGTCACTGAGCATTTGGCTGTTCTGGCAATGACGGGTTCAGGTAAGTCTTATACAGTTGGCCGCATTATTGAGCGTTTAGTCGCGGTTAATAACGGTACGGTAGTAGTATTTGACCCTCATGGTGAATACGGTAAAGCCCTCGCTGGCGGTAATCTGCAATTCTCAAGCTTCTTAGATGCTACTGACGATAAGCGTGATCAAGAAGCACTGCCACTGATTAAACAGAACTTTGAAAAGCTGCAAGTCGTCGGTGCAGGTATTCAGGTTTACTCACCGCAACACGAGTCTTTTAAACATAAATACGCCAGCAAGAACACACCATTAGCGCTTCAGTTCGACCATTTTGAAATGGACGATATTGCTGAAATATTACCTGGCTTAACGGAACCGCAGCAACGAGTACTCGATGTTGCAATTCGTTATTGGCGCTCTGCTGATAAGACAGAGCCACGAGATATTAACCGCCTGCGCTTCTTATTAGGTGATGGCATTGAAGAGTTAAAAGAGTGGGACGACCTTTCTGAAGCTGAGGCGAAGGCGTTATCGGGCCGTAGTGCCGCTGTCGCCTCGATGAAGCTTTCACGCGTGCTTAATGAAGCCAAAAGTTTTTACAGTGCAACGATGGCTGAGCCAACTGATATTTACAAAATGGTGGGTCGCCCGAGCAATCAACAGGGGCGTTTAGTCGTTGTGGACTTACAAGGTTTGAGTGATACCGCCAAGCAGGTCGTTTGTGCACTGTTATCTAGTGAAATATTAAAAGCAGCATCTAGCAAGACGGACCCGCTGCGCCCATGCTTTATCATTTACGAAGAAGGCCATAATTTTGCCCCGGCCGGTGGCAATGCAGTCAGTCACCGCATTATTAAAAAGATTGCCGGTGAAGGTCGTAAATTTGGTGTTGGATTTGGCATTGTGAGCCAGCGTCCTTCGAAATTAGACTCGGATGTGACTTCTCAGTGCAACACCCTGATTACAATGCGCTTAAAGAACCCAGATGATCAACGTTTTATAGCTAAAGCATCAGACATGGTGAGTAAAGCTGACCTAGAGGAGCTTCCGAGTTTATCAACTGGAGAGGCTTTGGTATGTGGTCGTTCAATCCCTGCACCACTGCTTGTTAAAGTCGGTAGTAAGGCATTGATTCACGGTGGTGAATCACCGGAAGTCTTGCGCGTTTGGGGCTCTTTCAATGGCTAA